The following are from one region of the Littorina saxatilis isolate snail1 linkage group LG2, US_GU_Lsax_2.0, whole genome shotgun sequence genome:
- the LOC138959535 gene encoding tubulin alpha-1A chain-like has translation MRECISVHVGQAGVQIGNACWELYCLEHGIQPDGQMPSDKTIGGGDDSFNTFFSETGAGKHVPRAVFVDLEPTVVDEVRTGTYRQLFHPEQLISGKEDAANNYARGHYTIGKELVDLVLDRLRKLADGCTGLQGFLVFHSFGGGTGSGFTSLLMERLSVDYGKKSKLEFSVYPAPQVSTAVVEPYNSILTTHTTLEHSDCAFMVDNEAIYDICRRNLDIERPTYTNLNRLIGQIVSSITASLRFDGALNVDLTEFQTNLVPYPRIHFPLATYAPVISAEKAYHEQLTVSQITNAVFEPANQMVKCDPRHGKYMACCMLYRGDVVPKDVNAAIATIKTKRTIQFVDWCPTGFKVGINYQPPTVVPGGDLAKVQRALCMLSNTTAVAEAWARLDHKFDLMYAKRAFVHWYVGEGMEEGEFSEAREDLAALEKDYEEVGVDSVEGEGEEGEEEY, from the exons ATG CGTGAGTGCATTTCAGTCCACGTGGGCCAAGCCGGTGTCCAGATCGGCAATGCGTGTTGGGAGCTGTACTGCCTGGAGCACGGCATCCAGCCCGACGGTCAGATGCCCTCAGACAAGACCATCGGAGGTGGAGATGACTCCTTCAACACCTTCTTCAGCGAGACCGGCGCGGGCAAGCACGTGCCCAGGGCGGTCTTCGTTGATCTTGAACCTACAGTGGTCG ACGAGGTGAGGACGGGTACCTACCGTCAGCTCTTCCACCCGGAACAGCTCATCAGCGGCAAGGAGGACGCGGCCAACAACTACGCCAGGGGTCACTACACCATTGGCAAAGAGCTGGTGGACCTCGTGCTGGACAGGCTTAGGAAACTGGCCGACGGCTGTACTGGGTTGCAG GGTTTCTTAGTATTTCACTCCTTCGGTGGCGGCACAGGATCCGGTTTTACATCACTGCTGATGGAACGTCTGTCAGTGGACTACGGCAAGAAATCCAAGCTAGAATTCTCCGTCTATCCCGCCCCACAG GTGTCCACAGCCGTGGTGGAGCCCTACAACTCTATCCTGACTACACACACCACCCTGGAGCACTCGGACTGCGCCTTCATGGTGGACAACGAGGCCATCTACGACATCTGCCGCCGTAACCTGGACATCGAGCGCCCCACCTACACCAACCTCAACCGTTTGATCGGTCAGATCGTCTCCTCCATCACCGCTTCTCTGAGATTCGACGGCGCCCTCAACGTGGATCTGACGGAGTTCCAAACCAACCTGGTGCCTTATCCGAGGATCCATTTTCCTCTGGCCACCTACGCTCCCGTCATTTCGGCAGAGAAGGCCTACCACGAGCAACTGACTGTGTCTCAGATTACTAACGCCGTCTTTGAACCGGCCAACCAG ATGGTGAAGTGTGACCCTCGTCACGGCAAGTACATGGCCTGCTGCATGCTGTACCGCGGTGACGTCGTTCCCAAAGACGTCAACGCAGCCATCGCCACCATCAAGACCAAGCGTACCATTCAGTTCGTCGACTGGTGTCCCACTGGCTTCAAG GTGGGCATCAACTACCAGCCTCCCACCGTAGTCCCGGGAGGTGATCTGGCCAAGGTGCAGCGAGCTCTCTGCATGCTCAGTAACACCACCGCCGTCGCCGAGGCCTGGGCCCGTCTGGACCACAAGTTCGACCTCATGTACGCCAAGCGGGCCTTCGTGCACTGGTACGTCGGCGAGGGCATGGAGGAGGGCGAGTTCTCCGAGGCCCGTGAGGATCTGGCTGCCCTGGAGAAGGACTACGAGGAGGTGGGCGTGGACTCCGTGGAGGGCGAAGGAGAAGAAGGCGAAGAGGAGTATTAG